One genomic segment of Manis pentadactyla isolate mManPen7 chromosome 1, mManPen7.hap1, whole genome shotgun sequence includes these proteins:
- the GTPBP8 gene encoding GTP-binding protein 8 isoform X3: protein MGAAARRLAVGRLPDVPAALWRACRAYSTSQAFAEVLRLPRRQLTKLLFPLQELERQLVADSRPNLHLKIFDPGLEDIGKAESIFTATAQNRIEYLSSAVRLDHAPDLPRPEVCFIGRSNVGKSSLIKALFSLAPEVEVRVSKKPGHTKKMNFFKVGKYFTLVDMPGYGYRAPEDFVDMVETYLKERRNLMRTFLLVDSVVGIQKTDNIAIEMCEEFALPYVMVLTKIDRSSKGHLLKQVLQIQKFVDTKTQGCFPQLFPVSQDMEIT from the exons ATGGGAGCAGCCGCGCGGCGGCTCGCTGTCGGCAGGCTTCCCGATGTGCCGGCGGCGCTGTGGCGCGCGTGCCGAGCCTACAGCACATCGCAGGCTTTCGCGGAGGTTCTACGGCTGCCACGGAGGCAGCTGACGAAACTCTTGTTCCCGCTGCAGGAGCTCGAGCGGCAGCTTGTCGCGGACTCTAGGCCCAACCTTCACCTGAAGATCTTCGACCCGGGCCTGGAGGACATCGGGAAGGCGGAGAGCATCTTCACGGCCACTGCTCAGAACCGCATCGAGTACCTCAGCTCCGCCGTGCGTCTCGACCACGCCCCGGACCTCCCCAGACCCGAG GTGTGTTTTATAGGTAGAAGCAATGTTGGAAAATCCTCTTTAATAAAAGCTTTATTTTCGCTGGCCCCCGAGGTTGAAGTCAGAGTCTCCAAAAAACCG GggcatacaaagaaaatgaattttttcaaAGTTGGAAAATACTTTACATTGGTGGACATGCCAGGCTATGGCTATAGAGCACCTGAAGATTTTGTTGACATGGTAGAGACCTATTTAAAAGAACGAAGGAA TTTGATGAGAACATTTTTATTAGTGGATAGTGTTGTTGGAATTCAAAAAACAGACAATATTGCTATAGAAATGTGTGAAGAATTTGCATTACCTTATGTG atgGTATTAACAAAAATTGACAGATCTTCCAAGGGACATCTTTTGAAACAGGTGCTTCAGATCCAGAAATTTGTTGACACTAAAACCCAAGGATGTTTTCCTCAGTTGTTTCCTGTAAG ccaagatatggaaataacctaa
- the GTPBP8 gene encoding GTP-binding protein 8 isoform X2 gives MGAAARRLAVGRLPDVPAALWRACRAYSTSQAFAEVLRLPRRQLTKLLFPLQELERQLVADSRPNLHLKIFDPGLEDIGKAESIFTATAQNRIEYLSSAVRLDHAPDLPRPEVCFIGRSNVGKSSLIKALFSLAPEVEVRVSKKPGHTKKMNFFKVGKYFTLVDMPGYGYRAPEDFVDMVETYLKERRNLMRTFLLVDSVVGIQKTDNIAIEMCEEFALPYVMVLTKIDRSSKGHLLKQVLQIQKFVDTKTQGCFPQLFPVSAVTYSGIHLLRCFIANITGNLKINDFQVS, from the exons ATGGGAGCAGCCGCGCGGCGGCTCGCTGTCGGCAGGCTTCCCGATGTGCCGGCGGCGCTGTGGCGCGCGTGCCGAGCCTACAGCACATCGCAGGCTTTCGCGGAGGTTCTACGGCTGCCACGGAGGCAGCTGACGAAACTCTTGTTCCCGCTGCAGGAGCTCGAGCGGCAGCTTGTCGCGGACTCTAGGCCCAACCTTCACCTGAAGATCTTCGACCCGGGCCTGGAGGACATCGGGAAGGCGGAGAGCATCTTCACGGCCACTGCTCAGAACCGCATCGAGTACCTCAGCTCCGCCGTGCGTCTCGACCACGCCCCGGACCTCCCCAGACCCGAG GTGTGTTTTATAGGTAGAAGCAATGTTGGAAAATCCTCTTTAATAAAAGCTTTATTTTCGCTGGCCCCCGAGGTTGAAGTCAGAGTCTCCAAAAAACCG GggcatacaaagaaaatgaattttttcaaAGTTGGAAAATACTTTACATTGGTGGACATGCCAGGCTATGGCTATAGAGCACCTGAAGATTTTGTTGACATGGTAGAGACCTATTTAAAAGAACGAAGGAA TTTGATGAGAACATTTTTATTAGTGGATAGTGTTGTTGGAATTCAAAAAACAGACAATATTGCTATAGAAATGTGTGAAGAATTTGCATTACCTTATGTG atgGTATTAACAAAAATTGACAGATCTTCCAAGGGACATCTTTTGAAACAGGTGCTTCAGATCCAGAAATTTGTTGACACTAAAACCCAAGGATGTTTTCCTCAGTTGTTTCCTGTAAG tGCTGTGACCTATTCTGGAATCCATCTGTTGAGATGCTTTATAGCAAATATAACCGGAAACCTTAAGATTAATGACTTCCAAGTTAGCTAA
- the NEPRO gene encoding nucleolus and neural progenitor protein isoform X2, translating to MAAGLPGQEPWNRVRIPKAGSRSALTVQDPGAALDLCIAVVIKECCLLTLSLKSQILDTETDVLCAVLYSNHNRMGRHKPHLALKQVEQCLKRLKNMNLEASIQDLSEFFPNENQPISTKARVIPSQPVVELMLMKILGASKLLLRLLDCCCKTFLLTVKHLGLQEFIILNLVMVGLVSRLWVLYKGVLKRLISLYKPLFGLLQEVSRIQPLPYFKDFTFPSDIAEFLGQPYFELFKKKLPTAFAAKGVTKLLNKLFLTKEQSSRSSEETSLRISKKAKQMKINTQNNVDLGKPVKNKKISRENSSEFDVRAFCKQLKHKAMQETSFEFKCSQSKLKATKSSQKVIGTHCAKRFMQRIREAETFTQLSEEIQMLILWCRSKKLKAQATYLGNKLLKSNRLKHVEAQGYSNHYGTFRKEIKENQKGVALYLCYSTGYLLYLAIHWLS from the exons ATGGCTGCGGGGCTGCCGGGCCAGGAGCCGTGGAACCGCGTGAGGATCCCGAAGGCGGGGAGCCGCAGCGCCCTGACGGTCCAGGACCCCGGCGCAGCCCTGG ATCTTTGTATTGCAGTTGTAATTAAGGAGTGCTGTCTTCTTACACTGTCACTGAAGAGCCAAATCTTAGATACAGAAACAGACGTGTTATGTGCAGTTCTTTACAGCAATCACAACAGAATGGGCCGCCACAAACCCCATTTGGCCCTTAAACAG GTTGAACAGTGCTTAAAACGCTTGAAAAACATGAATTTGGAGGCTTCAATTCAAGATCTGTCTGAGTTTTTTCCCAA TGAAAATCAGCCTATATCTACCAAAGCACGTGTCATCCCCAGCCAACCAGTGGTGGAATTGATGCTGATGAAGATTTTGGGAGCCAGCAAGTTGTTACTTCGCTTGTTGGACTGTTGCTGCAAGACATTTCT CTTGACTGTGAAACATTTAGGTTTGCaagaattcattattttaaacctTGTGATGGTTGGGCTCGTGAGCAGGTTATG GGTTCTCTATAAAGGTGTTTTAAAAAGGCTGATTTCTTTATATAAGCCATTGTTTGGATTGCTTCAAGAGGTCTCTAGGATTCAACCACTGCCTTACTTCAAAGATTTTACCTTTCCTTCTGATATTGCTGAATTTTTAGGACAgccctattttgagctttttaagaaaaaattgccTACAGCTTTTGCCGCTAAAGGAGTAACCAAATTGCTGAATAAACTGTTTTTAACAAAAGAGCAATCATCAAGGTCCAGTGAAGAAACTTCACTCAGAATTTCTAAAAAAGCTAAACAAATGAAGATCAATACACAGAATAATGTGGATCTTGGAAAGCCAGTAAAGAATAAGAAAATCTCCAGAG AAAACTCATCAGAATTTGATGTAAGGGCTTTCTGCAAACAGCTGAAACACAAAGCTATGCAG GAGACCAGCTTTGAATTCAAATGTTCTCAATCCAAACTAAAGGCAACGAAATCTTCTCAGAAAGTGATAGGAACTCACTGTGCCAAACGTTTTATGCAAAGGATCCGAGAGGCTGAGACTTTCACTCAACTTTCTGAAGAAATCCAAATGCTGATTCTGTGGTGCAGGAGCAAAAAACTCAAGGCTCAGGCCACTTACCTGGGTAACAAACTTCTTAAAAGTAACCGGCTTAAACATGTGGAAGCTCAAGGCTATAG CAACCACTATGGTACCTTCcgcaaagaaattaaagaaaatcagaagggagtggcactgTATCTCTGCTACAGTACAGGTTACTTACTGTACCTAGCTATACACT GGTTGAGCTAG
- the NEPRO gene encoding nucleolus and neural progenitor protein isoform X1, producing MAAGLPGQEPWNRVRIPKAGSRSALTVQDPGAALDLCIAVVIKECCLLTLSLKSQILDTETDVLCAVLYSNHNRMGRHKPHLALKQVEQCLKRLKNMNLEASIQDLSEFFPNENQPISTKARVIPSQPVVELMLMKILGASKLLLRLLDCCCKTFLLTVKHLGLQEFIILNLVMVGLVSRLWVLYKGVLKRLISLYKPLFGLLQEVSRIQPLPYFKDFTFPSDIAEFLGQPYFELFKKKLPTAFAAKGVTKLLNKLFLTKEQSSRSSEETSLRISKKAKQMKINTQNNVDLGKPVKNKKISRENSSEFDVRAFCKQLKHKAMQETSFEFKCSQSKLKATKSSQKVIGTHCAKRFMQRIREAETFTQLSEEIQMLILWCRSKKLKAQATYLGNKLLKSNRLKHVEAQGYSLPKKLESIKTSICNYLLRGSGIKTSKHHMRQRRSQKKFLLRKRKSQRKLQSGLLKEIQQSPQGTLSAIDKPHHMVHRPDCYPNSKELLSSSISKPVIQTKEKQIHERHTEGKGNETDSSTMQTNTHNTSGIIRETDDIDDIFALIGV from the exons ATGGCTGCGGGGCTGCCGGGCCAGGAGCCGTGGAACCGCGTGAGGATCCCGAAGGCGGGGAGCCGCAGCGCCCTGACGGTCCAGGACCCCGGCGCAGCCCTGG ATCTTTGTATTGCAGTTGTAATTAAGGAGTGCTGTCTTCTTACACTGTCACTGAAGAGCCAAATCTTAGATACAGAAACAGACGTGTTATGTGCAGTTCTTTACAGCAATCACAACAGAATGGGCCGCCACAAACCCCATTTGGCCCTTAAACAG GTTGAACAGTGCTTAAAACGCTTGAAAAACATGAATTTGGAGGCTTCAATTCAAGATCTGTCTGAGTTTTTTCCCAA TGAAAATCAGCCTATATCTACCAAAGCACGTGTCATCCCCAGCCAACCAGTGGTGGAATTGATGCTGATGAAGATTTTGGGAGCCAGCAAGTTGTTACTTCGCTTGTTGGACTGTTGCTGCAAGACATTTCT CTTGACTGTGAAACATTTAGGTTTGCaagaattcattattttaaacctTGTGATGGTTGGGCTCGTGAGCAGGTTATG GGTTCTCTATAAAGGTGTTTTAAAAAGGCTGATTTCTTTATATAAGCCATTGTTTGGATTGCTTCAAGAGGTCTCTAGGATTCAACCACTGCCTTACTTCAAAGATTTTACCTTTCCTTCTGATATTGCTGAATTTTTAGGACAgccctattttgagctttttaagaaaaaattgccTACAGCTTTTGCCGCTAAAGGAGTAACCAAATTGCTGAATAAACTGTTTTTAACAAAAGAGCAATCATCAAGGTCCAGTGAAGAAACTTCACTCAGAATTTCTAAAAAAGCTAAACAAATGAAGATCAATACACAGAATAATGTGGATCTTGGAAAGCCAGTAAAGAATAAGAAAATCTCCAGAG AAAACTCATCAGAATTTGATGTAAGGGCTTTCTGCAAACAGCTGAAACACAAAGCTATGCAG GAGACCAGCTTTGAATTCAAATGTTCTCAATCCAAACTAAAGGCAACGAAATCTTCTCAGAAAGTGATAGGAACTCACTGTGCCAAACGTTTTATGCAAAGGATCCGAGAGGCTGAGACTTTCACTCAACTTTCTGAAGAAATCCAAATGCTGATTCTGTGGTGCAGGAGCAAAAAACTCAAGGCTCAGGCCACTTACCTGGGTAACAAACTTCTTAAAAGTAACCGGCTTAAACATGTGGAAGCTCAAGGCTATAG TTTGCCAAAGAAACTAGAGAGCATAAAAACATCAATTTGCAACTACCTTCTTCGTGGCTCAGGTATCAAAACTTCAAAGCATCATATGAGACAAAGAAGATCACAGAAAAAATTTTTACTGAGAAAGAGGAAATCACAGAGAAAGTTGCAGTCAGGTCTTTTAAAGGAAATTCAGCAGTCCCCTCAAGGGACTCTGAGTGCTATAGATAAACCACACCATATGGTTCATAGACCTGATTGCTACCCTAACAGTAAGGAACTCTTGAGTAGCAGTATTTCAAAACCTGTCATACAAACTAAGGAGAAACAAATTCATGAACGTCATACAGAaggcaaaggaaatgaaactgATTCATCGACAAtgcaaacaaacacacacaacacatcagGAATCATTAGGGAAACAGATGACATTGATGATATTTTTGCTTTAATAGGGGTTTAG
- the NEPRO gene encoding nucleolus and neural progenitor protein isoform X3 translates to MLMKILGASKLLLRLLDCCCKTFLLTVKHLGLQEFIILNLVMVGLVSRLWVLYKGVLKRLISLYKPLFGLLQEVSRIQPLPYFKDFTFPSDIAEFLGQPYFELFKKKLPTAFAAKGVTKLLNKLFLTKEQSSRSSEETSLRISKKAKQMKINTQNNVDLGKPVKNKKISRENSSEFDVRAFCKQLKHKAMQETSFEFKCSQSKLKATKSSQKVIGTHCAKRFMQRIREAETFTQLSEEIQMLILWCRSKKLKAQATYLGNKLLKSNRLKHVEAQGYSLPKKLESIKTSICNYLLRGSGIKTSKHHMRQRRSQKKFLLRKRKSQRKLQSGLLKEIQQSPQGTLSAIDKPHHMVHRPDCYPNSKELLSSSISKPVIQTKEKQIHERHTEGKGNETDSSTMQTNTHNTSGIIRETDDIDDIFALIGV, encoded by the exons ATGCTGATGAAGATTTTGGGAGCCAGCAAGTTGTTACTTCGCTTGTTGGACTGTTGCTGCAAGACATTTCT CTTGACTGTGAAACATTTAGGTTTGCaagaattcattattttaaacctTGTGATGGTTGGGCTCGTGAGCAGGTTATG GGTTCTCTATAAAGGTGTTTTAAAAAGGCTGATTTCTTTATATAAGCCATTGTTTGGATTGCTTCAAGAGGTCTCTAGGATTCAACCACTGCCTTACTTCAAAGATTTTACCTTTCCTTCTGATATTGCTGAATTTTTAGGACAgccctattttgagctttttaagaaaaaattgccTACAGCTTTTGCCGCTAAAGGAGTAACCAAATTGCTGAATAAACTGTTTTTAACAAAAGAGCAATCATCAAGGTCCAGTGAAGAAACTTCACTCAGAATTTCTAAAAAAGCTAAACAAATGAAGATCAATACACAGAATAATGTGGATCTTGGAAAGCCAGTAAAGAATAAGAAAATCTCCAGAG AAAACTCATCAGAATTTGATGTAAGGGCTTTCTGCAAACAGCTGAAACACAAAGCTATGCAG GAGACCAGCTTTGAATTCAAATGTTCTCAATCCAAACTAAAGGCAACGAAATCTTCTCAGAAAGTGATAGGAACTCACTGTGCCAAACGTTTTATGCAAAGGATCCGAGAGGCTGAGACTTTCACTCAACTTTCTGAAGAAATCCAAATGCTGATTCTGTGGTGCAGGAGCAAAAAACTCAAGGCTCAGGCCACTTACCTGGGTAACAAACTTCTTAAAAGTAACCGGCTTAAACATGTGGAAGCTCAAGGCTATAG TTTGCCAAAGAAACTAGAGAGCATAAAAACATCAATTTGCAACTACCTTCTTCGTGGCTCAGGTATCAAAACTTCAAAGCATCATATGAGACAAAGAAGATCACAGAAAAAATTTTTACTGAGAAAGAGGAAATCACAGAGAAAGTTGCAGTCAGGTCTTTTAAAGGAAATTCAGCAGTCCCCTCAAGGGACTCTGAGTGCTATAGATAAACCACACCATATGGTTCATAGACCTGATTGCTACCCTAACAGTAAGGAACTCTTGAGTAGCAGTATTTCAAAACCTGTCATACAAACTAAGGAGAAACAAATTCATGAACGTCATACAGAaggcaaaggaaatgaaactgATTCATCGACAAtgcaaacaaacacacacaacacatcagGAATCATTAGGGAAACAGATGACATTGATGATATTTTTGCTTTAATAGGGGTTTAG